Genomic window (Tribolium castaneum strain GA2 chromosome 2, icTriCast1.1, whole genome shotgun sequence):
TTGATAAACGTCCTATCtggaaaaagcaaaaatattttgtttcaatttttcaaaaattacctTCACCGCTCGATTTGGACACAAACAGTTTGAAAGTGTCGGTTATCTCACTGTAAAGCTTATCAGTGGTTGTTACAATTTTAGGGCACTCTAAAGACTTTATGTCGCTTTCCCCATTGTACAACTTCTCCAAACTCTCTTCCATGTTATCGCCGCACAGTAAAGCACAAACGTTCAAACCAAAGGAGCACACAGCTGCGGGAAAATGATTTAGACCAAGTTTTTGccttaaaaaatgttacttgTCATTTCGTAAGTTGCTGGTTGAGCGGTGGTTTGGTTGAAAGTCCCACTAAACAGTCCGAATTTGAGATAGTCGTTTTCGTTTTCTGAGCGCAAACCACCTGCATTTGCTGCAGAGGACAAAATCGCTGGCGATGTTACCCATTCTTGGGTTCCCAAAGACACGAATGAGATAATGGCGGCGGCGCCCGACAGGAAACACGTCGCGAAAATGTACTCCCGTTTTGTTTTTAccatgatttactttaatactGGTTCAGTTTCATTATTTGTACAGAACTGGGTTTATCTCAAATTCCTTTTTCAGAGATAACGTATCAACATTCGACCGTAACTTTATCATTTTATCAGCCGAAACAATTGTTCGAACCTCATTTTATCGTTTGATTTCGCAAATTGGTGATAAATGCGATAATCCCCGTTTTAtgactcatttaaaaaattctatctGAATTTCGCGCCGCAGGTTTCGTGGTTACAAACGTAGAATAAGAGTTACAAATCGAAACTCCCCAACTGTCATGTGagtgaaaaaacaaaaacaaatagtgctgcaattatttattatggaGGTTGTTGCCAATAATTATCTACCGGGTGATCAGCGTTTAGTCGATAAGATCGTCTACGAGCTGAAGGCCCAGGGGATTTTCGATCAATTCCGCAAGGAGTGTTTCGCCGATGTCGACACCAAGCCAGCCTACCAAAACCTCCGCCAAAGAGTAGAAGGCAGCGTCACAGGTTTCCTCAAAGAGCAGTCCTGGAGGCCGGACATGAACAAGAACCAAGTGCGGGAAATGTTACGTAAGAGGATCACcgagtaaattaattatcctGTTTGTGGCTTGCCTAACCTCAAAGTGCTCCAGGTCTGGGTATCTGGAAACGGGGGTTGAGCGCATTGTCGACCAAGTTGTCAACCCGAAGATCAATACGGTGTTTTTGCCCCAGGTGGAAGAGGTTGTTTACAGTTACTTGGGCATCAAGAAACCCAGCAAAAGCGAAAAGAGTGAACAGTGTGACGATCTGTTGCCTACTGATCTCGAGGCGGTGTCCCCTGAGTCCGAGCCCGTTGACAAGAAGGACGATAAAAGTACGGACACGTTTCAAGATTTGGACGAAACGAAGACTGAGGAGGACGAGTCGCCCCCGTTTGAGCCCCTGGAGGAACAGACCACCTATGTGCCCCAGGAGGAGAATTCCGTTGATTCGCACATGTCAGGGTTTTCAGGTatttgttgtttaaatttaacgatagctataacaattttttttcttaattttctaTTGGTAAAGGTTTAGCTAGTCATGAGTCAAATCAaagtaatgaaaataaaataacaccgatgGAGCAAGATTCGCAAATGTCGCGCAACAGCTCTGATAGCCGTTTATCAATCATAACGTCAGACGATAACTCAAAAATGGATATTTGCGAAGACTCACAGTCAAAATCCATCAAATCAACTGACTCAAACCACAAACATGAcgataaaaaacacaaatcgtCCGAGCGTCACAAATCGCGCAG
Coding sequences:
- the LOC662170 gene encoding clarin-3, with the protein product MVKTKREYIFATCFLSGAAAIISFVSLGTQEWVTSPAILSSAANAGGLRSENENDYLKFGLFSGTFNQTTAQPATYEMTTVCSFGLNVCALLCGDNMEESLEKLYNGESDIKSLECPKIVTTTDKLYSEITDTFKLFVSKSSGEDRTFINAGVWLCTIIFLLISGMAGIVSAVLALWNTVSNPYQNYLSIFGLYIYNAVAFFSVSLAIVLWGAMFSQSLQANNLPTAKTFNDGFTTEGLSSLGYSYWINLASLACYFISISVLCIRNWLISIEPEVNVHIEDNADPVILLY